In a single window of the Cucumis melo cultivar AY chromosome 11, USDA_Cmelo_AY_1.0, whole genome shotgun sequence genome:
- the LOC103504319 gene encoding pectinesterase inhibitor-like: protein MAKNSCPIIVSLVEIILFTIISNAASSTDVISTICPKTSNPPFCSNLLKSSGITNIKGLAVYTLNLTHTNAQKSLTLANSLAKTTTNPQLKQRYSSCAESYDEVVGDIENAQKNLAIGDFNVVNIVTSGAMTEIDDCQDKFVQPPKDTSLLLKNGKTLNDICSIILVVSNLL, encoded by the coding sequence ATGGCCAAAAACTCTTGTCCCATTATTGTCTCTCTcgttgaaattattttatttaccaTAATTTCAAATGCAGCATCATCTACCGATGTCATTTCCACCATTTGTCCAAAAACCTCAAACCCACCATTTTGTTCAAATTTGTTGAAATCTTCAGGCATTACGAATATAAAAGGTTTGGCTGTATACACCTTAAACCTCACCCATACAAATGCTCAAAAATCTTTGACCCTAGCCAACTCACTGGCAAAAACCACCACCAATCCTCAACTTAAGCAACGATATTCGTCTTGTGCTGAGAGCTATGATGAAGTTGTTGGTGATattgaaaatgcccaaaagAACTTGGCCATTGGTGACTTTAATGTTGTCAATATTGTAACTTCTGGTGCCATGACAGAGATTGACGACTGTCAGGATAAGTTTGTGCAACCACCAAAGGATACGTCGTTGCTTTTGAAGAATGGCAAGACGCTAAATGATATATGCAGCATTATTTTGGTTGTATCCAATCTTCTTTGA
- the LOC127143936 gene encoding pectinesterase inhibitor-like, which produces MAKNSCPIIVSLVEVLLFTIISNAASSTDVISTICPKTSNPPFCSNLLKSSGITNIKGLAVYTLNLTHTNAKKSLTLANSLAKTTTNPQLNQRYSSCAESYDEVVGDIENAQKNLAIGDFNAVNIVTSGAMTEIDDCQDKFVQPPKDTSLLLKNGKTLNDICSIILVVSNLL; this is translated from the coding sequence ATGGCCAAAAACTCTTGTCCCATTATTGTCTCTCTCGTTGAAGTTCTTTTATTTACCATAATTTCAAATGCAGCATCATCTACCGATGTCATTTCCACCATTTGTCCAAAAACCTCAAACCCACCATTTTGTTCAAATTTGTTGAAATCTTCAGGCATTACGAATATAAAAGGTTTGGCTGTATACACCTTAAACCTCACCCATACAAATGCTAAAAAATCTTTGACCCTAGCCAACTCACTGGCAAAAACCACCACCAATCCTCAACTTAATCAACGATATTCATCTTGTGCTGAGAGCTATGATGAAGTTGTTGGTGATattgaaaatgcccaaaagAACTTGGCCATTGGTGACTTTAATGCTGTCAATATTGTAACTTCTGGTGCCATGACAGAGATTGACGATTGTCAGGATAAGTTTGTGCAACCACCAAAGGATACGTCATTGCTTTTGAAGAATGGCAAGACACTAAATGATATATGCAGCATTATTTTGGTTGTATCCAACCTTCTTTGA